One window from the genome of Desulfuromonas acetoxidans DSM 684 encodes:
- a CDS encoding thiamine pyrophosphate-dependent enzyme, whose product MKKVFSRPESLKDVQTHFCPGCHHGTIHRLVADAMDFFGIKDQTIGVASVGCSVFLYGYFDIDVIEAPHGRAPAVATGAKRVHPKRPVFSYQGDGDLAAIGTSEIIHTANRGEPITVIFVNNTTYGMTGGQMAPTTLPSQKTTTSPAGRNVAKDGYPLKMAELLSNLEGVAYSVRVAVDTPKHAIQAGKAIRKAFETSVKNNGFAFVEVLASCPTNWGMNPLAANERVGSEMIPYFPLGVYKDCDQK is encoded by the coding sequence ATGAAAAAAGTATTTTCCCGCCCCGAGTCCCTCAAGGACGTTCAAACCCATTTTTGCCCCGGCTGTCATCACGGTACCATCCATCGTTTGGTGGCGGATGCCATGGATTTTTTCGGAATTAAAGACCAGACCATTGGTGTGGCATCTGTCGGCTGCAGTGTGTTTTTGTATGGATATTTTGATATTGATGTTATTGAAGCGCCGCATGGTCGTGCGCCTGCTGTGGCGACCGGTGCCAAGCGCGTGCATCCCAAACGGCCGGTATTCAGCTATCAGGGCGACGGGGATCTGGCGGCCATCGGCACCAGTGAGATCATTCACACTGCCAATCGGGGGGAGCCGATCACGGTGATTTTTGTCAACAACACCACCTACGGTATGACCGGTGGTCAGATGGCACCGACTACCCTGCCGTCGCAGAAAACGACTACATCTCCGGCTGGCCGCAATGTTGCTAAAGACGGTTATCCTCTCAAGATGGCTGAGTTGCTGTCTAACCTTGAAGGTGTTGCTTATTCAGTGCGGGTGGCCGTGGATACGCCCAAGCATGCTATTCAGGCAGGCAAAGCGATTCGCAAGGCATTTGAGACGTCTGTCAAAAACAATGGATTTGCCTTTGTTGAAGTCCTGGCCAGTTGTCCCACCAACTGGGGAATGAATCCTCTGGCGGCAAATGAGCGGGTCGGATCTGAGATGATTCCCTATTTTCCGTTGGGTGTCTACAAGGACTGTGACCAGAAATAA
- the infB gene encoding translation initiation factor IF-2, with product MAKIRIYELAQRMGLENKELLERLQQAGIEAKSHMSVVDEEVVKSLGEKKETPEAPEEPVFDEKRINTGLIRRRRKAEPPKPVEEPKAEPEVEVAEPVAETPESSVEVEAEVAEEPPVVEAVPEPHPEPEETPEAVVEEQPVAEPVEPEAPKAKPEAVAAPTDEPEKVVEEKPEPVKRKAATRNVAAIVASASEGKETVAKPTGGAKILGRVELPQSALRNEGGGRGKKSSPRPKPQGGARPERKDAGGAPARPAANRTPMAPNVPVEDPSRDRGNRKKKKGKNNDYASNGAGREQRRRRDRMEVFEPDRGGKMRRQKKNQKMPKQTEITVPKAIKRKIRISDVITVGELAKRMGVKANDLIRELMRQGSMVTINHPLDFETAAILAADFNYEVENVAFDELSVLSSDDLQETGESKSENLQERPAVVTIMGHVDHGKTSLLDAIRQANIADGEAGGITQHIGAYDVQVHDKTISFLDTPGHEAFTAMRSRGAQVTDIVILVVAADDGVMPQTKEAISHSKDAGVPMIVAVNKIDKPGANSERVKQELTEFEMVPEEWGGDTIFVEVSAKKRQNLDQLLEMVLLQAEVLELKADPTKRCKGTIVEARLDKGRGAVATVLVQDGTLHVGDPIVAGLHFGRVRTMINDRGVAVKEAGPSIPVEVTGLQGVPDAGDTLHALENEKTAKEVAQHRQQKIRETELAKNSRLSLDQLYARIQEGNVEELKVIVKADVQGSVEAVKDSLSKLTTDTCRLTVVHTGVGGITESDVSLASASDAIIIGFSVRPEPKAAQLAEKEHVDIRLYSIIYDAVNDIRDAMEGLLAPTLREKHLGRLEVRETFNVSKVGTIAGCMVIDGKVHRNAQVRLVRDSIVVWEGSLNSLKRFKDDVKEVATGYECGIGLEKYNDIKVGDIIEAYEMEETKTEL from the coding sequence ATGGCAAAAATTAGAATCTACGAACTGGCACAGCGAATGGGTCTGGAAAATAAAGAATTGCTTGAACGTTTGCAGCAGGCAGGAATTGAGGCGAAAAGTCATATGAGCGTGGTTGACGAGGAAGTCGTGAAGTCTCTGGGCGAGAAAAAAGAAACACCAGAGGCACCGGAAGAGCCGGTTTTTGATGAAAAACGGATCAACACCGGACTGATTCGTCGGCGCCGTAAAGCTGAGCCGCCAAAGCCGGTTGAAGAACCCAAAGCTGAGCCGGAAGTTGAGGTTGCAGAACCCGTTGCTGAAACTCCCGAATCTAGTGTTGAGGTGGAAGCTGAAGTGGCTGAGGAGCCTCCTGTTGTTGAAGCCGTTCCCGAGCCTCACCCGGAACCGGAAGAGACGCCTGAAGCTGTTGTTGAAGAACAGCCTGTCGCTGAACCCGTAGAGCCGGAAGCACCGAAAGCCAAGCCCGAAGCGGTTGCGGCACCGACTGATGAGCCTGAAAAGGTGGTTGAAGAAAAACCGGAACCGGTTAAGCGTAAAGCGGCAACTCGCAACGTCGCCGCCATTGTCGCATCGGCATCAGAAGGCAAAGAAACGGTCGCCAAGCCTACAGGTGGCGCGAAAATCCTTGGTCGCGTTGAACTGCCCCAATCGGCATTGCGTAATGAAGGTGGAGGTCGTGGTAAGAAAAGCTCTCCTCGTCCCAAACCGCAAGGTGGTGCACGTCCTGAGCGTAAGGATGCTGGAGGTGCCCCTGCACGCCCGGCAGCGAATCGCACACCGATGGCTCCGAACGTTCCCGTTGAAGATCCTTCACGTGATCGGGGCAACCGTAAGAAGAAAAAAGGTAAGAACAACGATTACGCTTCGAATGGAGCTGGTCGTGAGCAACGTCGACGCCGTGACCGCATGGAGGTTTTCGAGCCGGACCGTGGCGGGAAAATGCGCCGCCAGAAGAAAAACCAGAAGATGCCTAAGCAGACCGAGATTACGGTGCCCAAGGCAATTAAACGGAAAATTCGTATCAGTGATGTGATCACCGTTGGTGAATTAGCCAAGCGGATGGGGGTCAAGGCGAATGACCTGATTCGCGAACTGATGCGTCAGGGGAGTATGGTTACCATTAACCATCCCCTCGATTTTGAAACTGCAGCGATTCTTGCGGCTGATTTTAATTATGAAGTTGAAAACGTCGCTTTTGACGAACTGAGTGTTCTGAGTAGTGACGATTTGCAGGAGACCGGGGAGAGCAAAAGCGAAAATCTCCAGGAACGTCCCGCCGTGGTGACCATCATGGGTCACGTTGACCATGGTAAAACCAGTTTGCTCGACGCTATTCGCCAAGCGAATATCGCTGATGGTGAAGCTGGTGGTATTACCCAGCACATTGGCGCCTATGATGTCCAGGTGCATGACAAAACCATCTCGTTCCTGGATACCCCGGGTCACGAAGCGTTTACCGCAATGCGTTCCCGCGGTGCTCAGGTGACGGATATTGTTATCCTGGTGGTCGCTGCTGATGACGGTGTTATGCCGCAGACCAAAGAGGCGATCAGTCACTCTAAAGATGCCGGCGTGCCGATGATTGTTGCTGTGAACAAGATCGATAAGCCGGGTGCCAACTCTGAACGGGTCAAGCAGGAGCTGACCGAGTTTGAGATGGTTCCTGAAGAGTGGGGCGGCGATACCATCTTTGTTGAGGTCTCGGCCAAGAAACGACAGAACCTGGATCAATTACTTGAGATGGTTTTGTTGCAGGCAGAGGTTCTTGAACTGAAAGCTGATCCGACAAAGCGCTGTAAAGGTACCATTGTTGAGGCCCGTCTAGACAAAGGCCGTGGTGCTGTTGCAACTGTTCTGGTTCAGGATGGCACGTTGCATGTTGGTGACCCGATTGTTGCCGGACTCCATTTTGGTCGTGTGCGAACCATGATCAATGACCGTGGTGTTGCCGTCAAGGAGGCTGGTCCGTCGATTCCGGTTGAGGTAACCGGTCTGCAGGGCGTGCCCGATGCCGGTGATACCCTCCACGCTCTGGAAAATGAAAAAACCGCCAAGGAAGTTGCTCAACATCGTCAGCAGAAGATTCGTGAAACTGAGCTGGCCAAGAACAGCCGTTTGTCCCTGGATCAGCTCTACGCACGGATTCAGGAAGGCAATGTCGAGGAACTCAAGGTTATCGTCAAAGCAGACGTTCAGGGTTCGGTTGAGGCTGTGAAGGACTCTCTAAGCAAGCTGACCACAGACACGTGCCGCCTGACGGTTGTTCATACCGGTGTCGGTGGTATTACAGAGAGTGACGTGTCACTGGCCTCTGCTTCCGACGCCATTATCATCGGTTTCAGTGTTCGTCCTGAACCGAAGGCAGCACAACTGGCGGAAAAAGAACATGTTGACATTCGCCTCTACAGCATCATCTATGATGCGGTGAATGATATTCGTGATGCGATGGAAGGACTGCTGGCGCCGACACTGCGCGAAAAGCATCTGGGCCGTCTCGAAGTGCGCGAAACATTCAACGTTTCGAAGGTCGGAACCATTGCCGGTTGTATGGTTATTGATGGCAAAGTTCACCGCAATGCGCAGGTTCGTTTGGTGCGCGACAGCATCGTTGTCTGGGAAGGCTCGCTCAACTCTTTGAAACGCTTCAAGGACGATGTTAAGGAAGTCGCGACCGGGTACGAGTGTGGTATCGGCCTGGAGAAATATAACGACATCAAAGTCGGCGATATTATCGAAGCCTACGAAATGGAAGAAACAAAGACCGAACTGTAG
- a CDS encoding RNA methyltransferase has translation MPENQHNPDIAAQLAIVLVEPQGPLNIGSVCRAMGNFGFSDLRLVNPQTDHLRQEARQMAVKAGYVLESATIYSSLEEALHGCQYAFGTTRRFGRYRDRDDFLYPDAAAQMIAGFDHDTHTALVFGREDCGLLNEELDLCQRFLTIPTCDAMPSMNLAQSVSLCLYEVSKQGLEARGELLKPNLAEIDQTESMLQHMKETLTRIDYLDPQNPDHILRSFRRLFGKNGLTDRDVRILRGLWSRIDRVQLELEKRIKSDGENQ, from the coding sequence ATGCCTGAAAATCAACACAATCCGGATATCGCGGCTCAGCTCGCTATTGTTCTCGTCGAACCGCAGGGGCCATTGAATATCGGCTCGGTGTGCCGAGCGATGGGTAATTTTGGTTTCAGTGATTTACGTCTGGTTAATCCGCAGACCGATCATCTGCGCCAGGAAGCCCGACAAATGGCGGTCAAGGCCGGCTATGTTCTGGAAAGCGCCACAATTTATTCCTCTCTGGAAGAGGCGTTGCACGGCTGTCAATATGCCTTTGGTACCACGCGCCGTTTTGGCCGTTATCGTGATCGGGATGATTTTCTTTATCCCGATGCTGCCGCACAGATGATTGCCGGGTTTGACCACGATACTCATACAGCACTTGTGTTTGGTCGCGAAGATTGTGGCTTGCTCAACGAGGAACTGGACCTGTGTCAGCGCTTTTTGACCATTCCAACCTGTGATGCCATGCCGTCGATGAACCTGGCTCAGTCCGTGTCCTTGTGCTTGTACGAAGTGTCCAAGCAGGGTCTTGAGGCGCGTGGCGAGTTGCTCAAGCCCAATCTGGCCGAGATTGACCAGACTGAGTCGATGTTGCAGCATATGAAAGAAACTCTGACACGGATTGACTATCTTGATCCGCAGAACCCGGATCATATTTTACGTTCGTTTCGGCGACTTTTTGGCAAGAACGGTTTGACGGATCGCGATGTGCGTATTTTACGCGGATTGTGGAGCCGTATTGACCGGGTACAGCTGGAATTGGAAAAACGAATAAAGTCAGATGGAGAAAATCAATGA
- a CDS encoding 2-oxoacid:acceptor oxidoreductase family protein translates to MNHDVFMAGFGGQGVLLIGNLLAYATIMEGNNASYFPAYGVEKRGGAATCTIVMSDQQVGSPVVGEPEASLLLNPLSMEKYYDRVRKGGFALINTSLIDDDGSSRDDVVKVKIPANDMALEIGDARLVNMIVLGAYIEYSKVVGMETVKEALKVVLPERNHRFLPLNYQALEKGAEFCRQALQG, encoded by the coding sequence ATGAACCATGATGTATTTATGGCTGGATTTGGTGGGCAGGGGGTTTTGCTGATCGGAAACCTGTTGGCCTATGCAACGATTATGGAAGGCAATAATGCCTCCTACTTTCCGGCGTATGGCGTTGAAAAACGTGGCGGTGCCGCAACCTGTACGATCGTAATGTCGGATCAGCAGGTTGGTTCTCCGGTTGTCGGCGAGCCGGAAGCGTCTCTGTTATTGAATCCGTTGTCCATGGAAAAATACTATGACCGGGTGCGTAAGGGTGGTTTTGCCCTGATCAATACCTCACTGATTGATGATGACGGGTCAAGCCGTGATGATGTGGTAAAGGTGAAGATTCCGGCCAATGATATGGCTCTGGAGATCGGCGATGCCCGCCTGGTGAATATGATTGTTCTTGGTGCTTATATCGAGTACAGCAAGGTGGTGGGTATGGAAACCGTCAAGGAAGCTCTCAAGGTGGTGCTGCCTGAGCGTAACCATCGTTTTCTGCCGCTGAATTATCAGGCTCTTGAAAAAGGGGCCGAGTTCTGTCGTCAGGCTTTACAGGGCTGA
- a CDS encoding DNA polymerase III subunit chi, producing MPPVVEFIKLNKPEKAKCLCLLAEEFFAQSKRVLILVEDDNQALTLDRFMWTWNKGSFLPHVWDNGAVECHEEAIAIGTRELNSNGASVLIAARPCSVEFMRQFKHVIEFAETYDQALVEAARGRFRAWRECGCEPRMR from the coding sequence ATGCCACCTGTCGTTGAATTCATCAAACTGAATAAACCCGAAAAAGCCAAGTGCTTGTGTCTGCTGGCTGAAGAGTTTTTTGCCCAGAGCAAGCGGGTTCTGATCCTTGTCGAAGATGACAATCAGGCGTTGACTCTGGACCGCTTCATGTGGACCTGGAATAAGGGCTCCTTTCTGCCCCACGTGTGGGACAACGGTGCTGTGGAATGCCATGAGGAGGCTATTGCCATCGGTACCCGCGAACTTAATTCCAATGGTGCTTCGGTTTTGATTGCCGCGCGGCCCTGTTCTGTGGAATTCATGCGCCAGTTTAAACATGTCATTGAGTTTGCCGAAACCTACGATCAGGCTTTGGTTGAAGCGGCACGTGGTCGTTTCCGTGCCTGGAGGGAGTGTGGTTGTGAGCCTCGTATGCGTTAA
- a CDS encoding RsmE family RNA methyltransferase, whose translation MSLVCVNSGGPVSRIVSTCALTLEQETAIGTAARDALIIWQARVGEIVTVEDPFQQCYRARITGLDEGDATVVPFEQIDAVESSLKICVCQALPEKERFELVLQKMTEIGVTRIVPFVSRHSTTVEQRDAGQKKSHRWPDVLLRAGRQCRRAQLPELMEVVDFETMLDALADWDVKLLLSEKNTAWSFREGIGTAKPDRIAVIVGPEGGFADEEITLAQSRGVVPVSVGRRILRTETAAIVAATLAQFCVGDYA comes from the coding sequence GTGAGCCTCGTATGCGTTAATAGCGGTGGGCCTGTCAGCCGCATTGTCAGCACGTGTGCTCTGACGTTGGAGCAGGAGACAGCCATTGGAACTGCGGCCCGCGACGCACTGATCATCTGGCAGGCCCGTGTCGGTGAGATCGTCACTGTGGAAGATCCGTTTCAACAGTGCTATCGGGCACGGATTACCGGTTTGGATGAGGGCGACGCGACCGTTGTCCCATTCGAGCAGATCGACGCGGTGGAGTCGTCTCTGAAGATCTGTGTGTGTCAGGCGTTGCCGGAGAAGGAGCGCTTCGAACTGGTGTTGCAAAAGATGACCGAAATTGGTGTCACCCGCATTGTTCCATTTGTTTCACGCCATTCAACCACGGTTGAACAGCGTGATGCCGGGCAGAAAAAATCACACCGCTGGCCCGATGTCTTGCTGCGTGCCGGACGCCAGTGCCGTCGCGCGCAATTGCCGGAACTGATGGAAGTCGTTGATTTTGAGACCATGCTCGATGCCTTGGCGGATTGGGATGTCAAACTGCTTCTGAGTGAAAAAAATACTGCCTGGTCGTTCCGAGAGGGGATCGGTACGGCGAAACCGGATCGAATTGCAGTGATTGTCGGCCCGGAGGGCGGCTTTGCTGACGAAGAGATTACCTTGGCTCAAAGTCGTGGCGTGGTGCCGGTGTCGGTGGGGCGACGCATTTTACGAACCGAGACGGCAGCCATCGTGGCGGCGACGCTGGCTCAATTCTGTGTAGGGGATTATGCCTGA
- a CDS encoding DUF448 domain-containing protein, whose amino-acid sequence MSKQIHRPQRSCVACRRSADQDELIRYVVAPDGRLVVDYQHKLPGRGAYTCFNRECITRAVQRRAFVRSMKNAQIDVDIESLIGELRQQVEIRILNLIGMARKAGLVASGSQMVLATLKKPAEIAMVLLSSDVTQNVGSKVRQQTARACIPLIECFDKATLGRALGLSERSVMAVTKSPLAQTLNHELQRYRDVMGEF is encoded by the coding sequence GTGTCGAAGCAGATACACCGACCACAAAGAAGCTGTGTTGCTTGTCGGCGCAGTGCGGATCAGGATGAACTGATTCGTTATGTCGTTGCTCCCGATGGACGACTTGTGGTCGATTATCAGCACAAGCTGCCGGGACGCGGTGCTTATACCTGCTTTAATCGGGAATGTATTACCCGGGCTGTACAACGCCGCGCGTTTGTACGGTCCATGAAAAATGCTCAAATTGATGTTGACATCGAATCGCTGATCGGAGAACTTCGCCAACAGGTGGAGATACGAATCCTCAATTTGATCGGCATGGCACGAAAAGCCGGTCTGGTTGCCAGTGGCAGTCAGATGGTGCTGGCAACCCTGAAGAAACCGGCAGAGATTGCCATGGTGCTTTTGTCCAGCGATGTGACGCAAAATGTTGGTTCCAAAGTGCGGCAGCAAACCGCACGTGCCTGCATACCGCTGATTGAGTGTTTTGATAAAGCGACCTTGGGACGCGCGTTAGGCCTGTCGGAACGCAGTGTGATGGCTGTGACGAAAAGTCCGTTGGCGCAAACATTAAATCACGAGCTGCAACGATATAGAGATGTAATGGGGGAATTCTGA
- the nusA gene encoding transcription termination factor NusA translates to MVANLNHVIDQVVKDKGVDRDILVEALESAVLSAANKKYRNTRELEAHYNTEQGEVELFEFVTVVDEVQDSYKEIDLEEAREIDPDVECGDSLGMKMDSGSFSRIAAQTAKQVIIQKVREAEREGVYNEFKDRVGELVNGIVRRYERGDLIVDLGRAEALLPHREQVPRENYRQADRVRAYIAEVKMSPKGPQIILSRTHPSLVIELFKTEVPEISEGIVEIVSCSREPGSRAKIAVVSHDPDVDPVGACVGMRGSRVQNVVSELRGEKIDIIPWTPDMARFACSALAPADVSRVYVDNEEQAMEIIVPDDQLSLAIGKKGQNVRLAARLIGWKIDIKSETRAAEIEQEENRSAEESEAEAVAESEEQSVSVEEPAVDETPAPAEEEE, encoded by the coding sequence ATGGTTGCTAATCTCAACCACGTCATTGATCAGGTCGTGAAAGACAAAGGTGTGGACCGGGATATTCTGGTTGAAGCTCTGGAGTCCGCTGTTCTTTCAGCGGCCAACAAAAAATATCGTAACACACGTGAACTTGAGGCCCACTACAATACCGAGCAGGGCGAAGTTGAACTGTTTGAGTTTGTCACCGTGGTTGACGAAGTTCAGGATTCCTACAAGGAAATTGACCTTGAGGAGGCGCGTGAAATCGATCCCGACGTGGAATGTGGCGACTCTCTTGGTATGAAGATGGATTCCGGCAGTTTTAGTCGTATTGCTGCCCAAACCGCTAAGCAGGTGATCATCCAGAAGGTTCGTGAGGCGGAGCGCGAAGGGGTCTACAACGAATTTAAAGATCGCGTTGGTGAACTGGTCAATGGCATTGTGCGTCGCTACGAACGTGGTGACCTGATTGTCGACCTTGGTCGTGCTGAAGCGTTGCTGCCGCATCGTGAACAGGTGCCACGCGAAAATTATCGCCAGGCTGACCGGGTTCGTGCTTATATTGCTGAGGTGAAAATGTCGCCCAAGGGGCCTCAGATCATCTTGTCTCGCACGCATCCCAGCTTGGTTATTGAGCTGTTTAAGACTGAGGTTCCTGAGATCTCCGAGGGTATTGTCGAAATCGTCTCGTGCTCACGTGAGCCGGGCAGCCGGGCTAAAATTGCTGTGGTTTCGCATGATCCTGATGTTGATCCGGTCGGCGCCTGTGTCGGTATGCGTGGTTCTCGCGTACAGAATGTTGTTTCCGAGCTTCGTGGGGAAAAGATTGATATTATCCCCTGGACGCCGGACATGGCGCGTTTTGCCTGCTCTGCGCTGGCACCTGCGGATGTGTCACGTGTTTATGTGGACAATGAAGAGCAGGCCATGGAGATCATTGTTCCTGATGATCAATTGTCGCTGGCTATTGGTAAGAAAGGCCAGAATGTCCGACTGGCTGCACGCCTGATCGGTTGGAAGATTGACATCAAGAGTGAAACTCGCGCTGCGGAAATTGAGCAGGAAGAAAACCGCTCCGCTGAAGAGAGTGAAGCTGAAGCAGTGGCTGAGTCTGAAGAGCAAAGTGTTTCTGTCGAAGAGCCTGCTGTTGATGAAACGCCTGCACCGGCTGAGGAAGAAGAGTAA
- the rimP gene encoding ribosome maturation factor RimP, giving the protein MSDEAVLNKVIELAEPILEEQGLELVDIEFFSQGSEWLLRLFIDKPGGVNLDDCADCSRELSLILDVEEVIEVAYRLEVSSPGIDRPLKKEADFERFKGEMVRAKTLQAIDPDLRGYQRKTFIGELLGLEDDVVFIEQNDKEGGRVELPLDSLETINLEPQF; this is encoded by the coding sequence ATGTCTGACGAAGCTGTTTTAAATAAGGTGATCGAACTGGCTGAGCCCATCCTTGAAGAACAAGGGCTTGAGTTGGTGGATATTGAGTTTTTTTCTCAGGGTTCCGAGTGGTTGCTGCGTCTGTTTATTGATAAACCGGGTGGTGTCAACCTTGACGATTGTGCCGACTGCAGTCGTGAGCTGAGTCTGATTCTTGATGTCGAAGAGGTTATTGAGGTGGCCTATCGCCTCGAAGTTTCCTCGCCGGGAATCGATCGCCCTCTGAAAAAAGAAGCAGATTTCGAGCGCTTTAAAGGTGAGATGGTTCGCGCCAAAACCCTGCAGGCGATCGATCCTGATCTGCGTGGATATCAGCGCAAAACGTTTATCGGTGAATTACTGGGTCTTGAAGATGACGTGGTTTTCATTGAACAGAATGATAAAGAAGGTGGTCGTGTAGAGTTGCCTCTGGACAGCTTGGAAACGATTAACCTCGAACCGCAGTTTTAA
- a CDS encoding class I SAM-dependent RNA methyltransferase — MIELTVTTLAHGGAGLGHHDGKAVFVFGAIPGDRILCQIVQNKKRYARAELIKVIEPSDQRQEPACSHFGDCGGCDWQQLSYEQQCRWKQQIFVDSCVRHGRIDQGVIRDLVPAPQEFGYRSRVQFKCYNSPQGFILGFYRRGSHNVIDVRHCPVIALPIAAQMTAWRTLFDGSVYASGVSQIDVAVGSDDALRTIVHYRGAETEAFCAWLAGCLDAVDGAVLVQTGRKNPQILLQGQVDLAIRVDEPPMELHYGPGGFAQVHLEQNRQLVARVIEAAEVTAQDAVLDLYCGMGNFSLPLARRAGAVVGVEDYAPSISYADRNRDTLGLTNATFHACSVETFLGRWRRTADVIVLDPPRSGAREAVAGMMRCRPRRIVYVSCDQQTLMRDLTALAQSYTVTSIQALDMFPQTCHTEVLAVLDRQ, encoded by the coding sequence ATGATTGAATTGACCGTTACGACGCTGGCACATGGTGGTGCCGGTCTGGGTCATCACGATGGCAAAGCGGTGTTTGTGTTTGGCGCCATTCCGGGTGATCGCATCCTTTGTCAAATCGTGCAGAATAAAAAACGCTATGCCCGTGCTGAATTGATCAAGGTTATTGAGCCGTCCGACCAGAGACAGGAACCGGCTTGCTCTCACTTTGGAGACTGTGGTGGATGTGACTGGCAGCAGTTGTCGTATGAACAGCAATGCCGGTGGAAGCAGCAGATCTTTGTAGATAGCTGCGTGCGTCATGGCCGCATTGATCAGGGCGTCATCCGAGATTTGGTGCCGGCACCGCAAGAGTTCGGCTATCGAAGCCGGGTTCAATTTAAATGTTATAACTCACCACAGGGGTTTATCCTCGGGTTTTACCGTCGTGGCAGTCATAATGTGATCGATGTTCGCCATTGCCCGGTGATTGCACTGCCTATCGCAGCCCAGATGACAGCGTGGCGGACTCTGTTCGATGGAAGTGTCTACGCGTCCGGTGTGTCGCAGATTGATGTGGCGGTGGGGAGCGATGATGCCTTGCGCACGATTGTTCATTACCGTGGCGCTGAGACTGAAGCTTTTTGTGCCTGGCTGGCTGGTTGTCTGGACGCTGTTGATGGCGCGGTGCTGGTGCAAACCGGGCGCAAGAATCCTCAGATCTTGCTGCAAGGGCAGGTGGATTTGGCCATTCGTGTGGATGAGCCGCCGATGGAACTGCACTATGGTCCCGGAGGCTTTGCTCAGGTGCATTTGGAGCAGAACCGTCAACTTGTTGCGCGGGTGATCGAAGCGGCTGAGGTGACAGCACAGGATGCCGTGCTCGATCTGTATTGCGGCATGGGCAATTTTTCTTTACCGCTGGCACGCCGTGCGGGTGCGGTGGTCGGAGTGGAGGATTATGCCCCGTCCATTTCGTATGCGGATCGCAATCGCGACACTCTTGGTCTGACGAATGCTACATTTCATGCCTGCAGCGTCGAAACCTTTCTCGGTCGCTGGCGGCGCACGGCTGATGTTATTGTTCTCGATCCGCCGCGTAGTGGCGCGCGCGAGGCCGTTGCAGGGATGATGCGTTGTCGGCCACGGCGGATTGTCTATGTCTCGTGTGATCAGCAGACACTGATGCGCGATCTTACCGCGCTCGCTCAGTCGTATACCGTGACGTCAATTCAAGCTCTCGACATGTTCCCTCAGACCTGTCATACTGAGGTTCTCGCTGTGCTGGATCGGCAGTAG